A genomic region of bacterium contains the following coding sequences:
- a CDS encoding rod shape-determining protein, whose product MLKTLNRLLGVFSNDLAIDLGTANTLVYAKGRGIISSEPSVVAVDTDKHRVRAVGKEAKSMLGRTPGSIRAVRPLRDGVIADFEIAEAMLRYFIQKAHNRSTLLRPRIVISVPSGITEVEKRAVRESALSASAREVYLLEEPMAAAIGAGLPITEPSGNMIIDVGGGTTEVAIISLSGIVYANSVRVGGDKMDDAILNYVKRKYNLLIGESTAEQIKIKIGSAYPSDEAQTLVVKGRDLVAGVPKTLEINTEDVREALTEPVNALVEAAKIALERTPPELAADIADKGIVLTGGGALLENLDVLLREQTGLPIMLAEDPFTAVVMGCGRCLDDPQLLQDVTDRA is encoded by the coding sequence ATGCTGAAAACGCTCAACCGGCTGCTCGGGGTGTTCTCGAACGATCTCGCGATTGACCTCGGGACCGCGAATACGCTGGTCTATGCAAAGGGTCGCGGCATCATCTCGAGCGAACCTAGCGTGGTCGCGGTCGACACGGACAAGCATCGCGTGCGTGCGGTCGGCAAAGAGGCCAAGAGCATGCTAGGCCGCACTCCCGGATCGATCCGGGCCGTACGGCCGTTGCGCGACGGTGTGATTGCCGACTTCGAGATCGCCGAGGCGATGCTGCGCTACTTCATTCAGAAGGCTCACAATCGTTCAACGCTCTTGAGGCCGCGCATCGTGATCTCCGTTCCCTCAGGTATCACCGAGGTCGAAAAGCGCGCGGTGCGCGAGTCGGCTCTCTCGGCCAGTGCGCGAGAGGTGTACCTGCTCGAAGAACCGATGGCCGCCGCGATTGGAGCTGGTCTGCCGATTACCGAACCCTCGGGCAATATGATCATTGACGTCGGGGGTGGAACCACCGAGGTCGCGATCATCTCGCTCTCCGGAATCGTCTACGCGAATAGCGTGCGCGTCGGAGGCGACAAGATGGACGATGCGATCCTCAATTACGTCAAGCGAAAGTACAATCTGTTGATCGGCGAGAGCACCGCGGAGCAGATCAAGATCAAGATCGGCTCCGCATACCCCTCCGACGAGGCGCAGACCCTGGTGGTCAAGGGCCGCGATCTGGTGGCCGGGGTTCCCAAGACGCTCGAAATCAACACGGAAGACGTGCGAGAGGCCCTGACCGAGCCGGTCAACGCGCTGGTCGAGGCGGCCAAGATCGCGCTCGAACGCACTCCGCCGGAACTGGCGGCCGACATCGCCGACAAGGGCATCGTACTCACCGGAGGCGGTGCTTTACTCGAAAATCTCGACGTTCTGCTACGGGAGCAGACCGGACTGCCGATTATGTTGGCAGAAGATCCATTTACCGCCGTGGTCATGGGCTGCGGTCGCTGTCTCGACGACCCTCAGCTCTTGCAGGACGTCACGGACCGCGCATGA
- the mreC gene encoding rod shape-determining protein MreC produces MGDLLRRFRYPLTYLMLCSLCVFGMSSQRGPAEFGIAPRLVLGITLPLERMVTLPVREVRAVWRDYLALVAVRQANERLLDRLARLEEENLQYREAILSSVRFQKLAGFRAQRDVPMVPANVVHQDHSSWFQSVIIDQGSVAGIRPGMPVITDSGVVGLVSGTTPSAAKVLLVVDPQSRVDAYVERSRARGSVRGGTDRACEFDYVLRDDDVQEGDLLLTSGLGAVYPKGLAVGYISEVEHKRFGLFQVARLKPAVDFSRLEEVYVILEQRTLPPSEAFSSDDPGLWPKESKLPEGNG; encoded by the coding sequence TTGGGCGATCTACTGCGCCGCTTTCGCTACCCCCTCACGTACCTGATGCTCTGTTCGCTCTGTGTGTTCGGAATGAGCTCGCAGCGCGGTCCCGCAGAGTTTGGAATTGCACCCAGGCTCGTGTTGGGGATCACCTTGCCGTTGGAGCGCATGGTGACTCTACCCGTGCGCGAAGTACGCGCGGTCTGGCGGGACTATCTGGCACTCGTGGCCGTTCGCCAGGCCAACGAGCGCTTGTTGGATCGCCTCGCGCGACTCGAGGAAGAGAACCTGCAATACCGGGAGGCGATCCTGTCCAGCGTTCGCTTCCAGAAGCTGGCCGGCTTCCGCGCTCAACGCGACGTACCCATGGTTCCGGCCAATGTCGTTCACCAGGATCATTCGTCCTGGTTCCAGTCGGTGATCATCGACCAGGGATCGGTCGCCGGTATTCGGCCCGGCATGCCCGTGATCACCGACTCCGGCGTTGTCGGTCTGGTATCGGGGACCACCCCGAGTGCTGCGAAAGTCCTCCTGGTGGTCGATCCGCAGAGCCGTGTCGATGCCTATGTCGAGCGCTCGCGCGCCCGCGGCAGCGTGCGCGGCGGTACGGATCGCGCGTGCGAATTCGATTACGTACTGCGCGACGACGATGTTCAGGAAGGAGATCTTCTGCTGACGTCGGGACTCGGAGCCGTGTACCCGAAGGGGCTGGCGGTCGGGTATATCTCGGAAGTCGAGCACAAACGCTTCGGTCTTTTCCAGGTCGCGAGACTCAAGCCCGCTGTCGATTTCAGCAGGCTCGAAGAGGTCTACGTGATTCTCGAGCAGCGCACACTGCCGCCAAGCGAAGCCTTCTCCAGTGATGATCCAGGGCTCTGGCCCAAGGAGTCCAAGCTTCCCGAGGGCAACGGATGA
- a CDS encoding dual specificity protein phosphatase family protein, with amino-acid sequence MRCGAATLLAFVVLAGSPGCARTLYNFGEVHEGQIYRSGQPSPLFLRWLVSKRGVRTLINLRGRTPGFESAFAAHHGLRLYSFNLSASRPPSQDDVERFLRIVRDPANHPLLVHCRNGVDRTGYMVGLVRTTDDGWTVERATNEMNRYLQFSWLNSAPQRVLTEHLRAED; translated from the coding sequence GTGCGCTGCGGAGCGGCGACGCTCCTCGCCTTCGTGGTGCTCGCGGGCAGTCCGGGTTGCGCGCGCACCCTGTACAACTTCGGCGAAGTACACGAGGGGCAGATCTACCGCTCGGGGCAGCCCTCTCCCCTCTTCTTGCGCTGGCTTGTCTCGAAGCGCGGTGTTCGCACGCTGATCAACCTGCGCGGTCGCACTCCGGGATTCGAGAGCGCCTTCGCCGCGCATCACGGGCTGCGCCTGTACTCGTTCAACCTGTCGGCGAGCCGACCTCCATCACAGGACGACGTGGAGCGCTTCTTGCGGATCGTGCGCGATCCGGCGAACCATCCACTCCTCGTGCACTGCAGAAACGGTGTCGACCGCACGGGTTACATGGTCGGCCTGGTGCGCACAACCGACGACGGCTGGACCGTCGAGCGAGCCACGAACGAGATGAACCGCTACCTGCAGTTCTCCTGGCTCAACTCGGCCCCTCAACGGGTTCTTACGGAGCATCTGCGCGCCGAGGACTGA